A single genomic interval of Streptomyces sp. NBC_00663 harbors:
- a CDS encoding DUF3046 domain-containing protein produces MRLTVFWQRMADHFGPGYDDTFARDHVMTELGGRTVYEALDAGWDAKDVWRVVCGVMNVPQEKR; encoded by the coding sequence ATGCGGTTGACGGTCTTCTGGCAGCGGATGGCGGACCATTTCGGTCCCGGGTACGACGACACCTTCGCGCGCGACCACGTCATGACGGAGCTCGGCGGGCGCACGGTGTACGAGGCCCTCGACGCGGGCTGGGACGCCAAGGACGTGTGGCGCGTGGTGTGCGGGGTCATGAACGTGCCACAAGAGAAGCGCTGA